In Terriglobus sp. TAA 43, a single window of DNA contains:
- a CDS encoding gluconate 2-dehydrogenase subunit 3 family protein, with protein MKRREFVKGLAVTAAATTALAQQKKASPNAANPVPNTSTITQGEQAVAPNNASAPAAQARQRQMASFKTPNIPLSQPDVVAVTDVRYFTPARYATLVRFADLLVPPSQGAPGALQAGAPEFLDFLIGASPADRQAMYNDGLDRLNADCMKKSGVSFAKSSAAQADAVIRPYLKGWINDHPPIEKHENFIALSHRDIRQATMNSVAWAQAAEVSGERVSVGLYVHPLDPGIETWVNHGAPKASAPLTKQAHS; from the coding sequence ATGAAACGGCGTGAATTTGTTAAGGGGTTAGCGGTAACGGCCGCGGCCACCACTGCCCTTGCCCAACAGAAGAAGGCTTCGCCAAATGCGGCGAATCCTGTGCCCAACACCAGCACTATTACCCAGGGCGAGCAGGCCGTTGCTCCCAATAACGCATCTGCACCGGCAGCGCAGGCGCGCCAGCGGCAGATGGCATCTTTCAAAACGCCGAACATTCCGCTGTCCCAACCGGACGTTGTCGCGGTTACGGACGTGCGTTATTTCACGCCAGCGCGCTATGCCACGCTGGTGCGTTTCGCTGATCTGCTGGTTCCCCCATCGCAGGGTGCTCCCGGTGCACTGCAGGCTGGGGCTCCGGAGTTTCTGGACTTCCTCATCGGCGCATCGCCGGCGGATCGTCAGGCCATGTACAACGACGGTCTGGATCGCCTGAACGCAGATTGCATGAAGAAGTCTGGCGTTTCGTTTGCGAAGTCTTCGGCTGCGCAGGCTGATGCTGTTATTCGCCCCTATCTGAAGGGCTGGATCAACGATCATCCTCCCATTGAGAAGCACGAGAACTTTATCGCGCTGTCGCACCGCGACATTCGCCAGGCCACGATGAATTCGGTTGCATGGGCACAAGCTGCGGAAGTTTCGGGCGAGCGCGTGAGCGTTGGTCTGTATGTGCATCCGCTGGATCCGGGCATTGAGACCTGGGTGAACCACGGTGCACCCAAGGCGTCCGCGCCGCTAACCAAGCAGGCCCACTCCTAA
- a CDS encoding GMC oxidoreductase, translated as MAEKKVDVLIIGSGHTGGMAAKILTQKGIAVTMLDAGPAIDWEKDRSLKPANQLPYKGFDAPGRHPHIFQASEFSANQWVDEKVIPYNYPAGQQYNWVRVRSLGGRSPYWGRQSFRLSDFEFKCKDHDGFGENWPISLKDLAPYYDRVEEIFQVSGHHDNLPQYPDGNFVEDKSPWSPAMQRFVDAGKKQGVPVTKARSARGRDGMAASLNLLIPDAVATGKLTTITNAIVRKITTDKNSGKVDGVIFIDRHSHREMVLKARVVIVACGTLETTRLLMISELANSSGLLGHHLADQIYGAGITASVPEARGGKPGVIGGGALIPRFRNLETKTPGFMRGYAVNVSSSPGPMDSRSFPEYGAALDKKLEEYNGSGFSCNIMGETLGHYENHVYLNKQVLDAWGMPTLTISTKYGLNEDNMAKDMVDTMASMAEGAGFEVLVKNYKYNPAGYSIHEQGTARMSDDPKKGVVNQWNQTHDHKNMFISDASVMVCAGWQNPTMTILSLAMRASEYLAEEMRKGNV; from the coding sequence ATGGCAGAGAAGAAGGTTGACGTACTGATTATCGGTTCGGGACACACCGGCGGCATGGCCGCGAAGATCCTGACGCAGAAGGGCATTGCAGTCACCATGCTGGATGCAGGTCCTGCAATTGACTGGGAAAAGGATCGCTCGCTGAAGCCGGCGAACCAGCTCCCGTACAAGGGTTTTGATGCTCCGGGTCGCCACCCGCACATCTTCCAGGCAAGCGAGTTCAGCGCGAACCAGTGGGTCGATGAGAAGGTGATTCCCTACAACTATCCGGCTGGCCAGCAGTACAACTGGGTGCGCGTGCGCAGCCTGGGTGGACGTTCGCCGTACTGGGGCCGCCAGAGCTTCCGCCTGTCGGATTTTGAGTTCAAGTGCAAGGATCACGACGGCTTCGGCGAGAACTGGCCGATCTCGTTGAAGGACCTCGCGCCCTACTATGACCGCGTGGAAGAGATCTTCCAGGTGAGCGGTCACCATGACAACCTGCCGCAGTATCCGGATGGCAACTTTGTCGAGGACAAATCGCCCTGGTCGCCTGCGATGCAGCGGTTTGTAGACGCTGGCAAGAAGCAGGGCGTTCCCGTCACCAAGGCACGCTCCGCGCGCGGCCGTGACGGCATGGCTGCTTCGTTGAACCTGCTGATTCCCGACGCAGTGGCAACGGGCAAGCTGACCACCATCACCAACGCCATCGTCCGCAAGATCACCACGGACAAGAACAGCGGCAAGGTAGACGGTGTGATCTTCATTGATCGCCACTCGCACCGCGAAATGGTGCTGAAGGCACGCGTTGTCATCGTGGCCTGCGGCACGCTGGAAACCACGCGTCTGCTCATGATCTCTGAGCTTGCGAACTCCAGCGGCCTGCTGGGACACCACCTGGCAGATCAGATTTACGGCGCAGGTATCACGGCATCGGTTCCTGAAGCACGCGGCGGCAAGCCGGGTGTTATCGGCGGCGGCGCTCTGATTCCGCGTTTCCGTAACCTTGAAACGAAGACGCCGGGCTTCATGCGCGGTTATGCCGTCAACGTTTCCTCCAGCCCGGGCCCGATGGACTCGCGCTCCTTCCCCGAGTACGGCGCAGCTCTGGATAAAAAGCTGGAAGAGTACAACGGCAGCGGCTTTAGCTGCAACATCATGGGCGAGACGCTGGGCCACTACGAAAACCATGTGTACCTGAACAAGCAGGTTCTGGACGCATGGGGTATGCCGACCCTGACCATCAGCACCAAGTACGGCCTCAACGAAGACAACATGGCGAAAGACATGGTCGACACGATGGCTTCCATGGCTGAGGGAGCTGGCTTTGAAGTTCTGGTGAAGAACTACAAGTACAACCCGGCTGGTTACTCGATCCACGAGCAGGGCACCGCTCGTATGAGCGACGACCCGAAGAAGGGCGTTGTGAACCAGTGGAACCAGACGCACGATCACAAGAACATGTTCATCTCGGACGCCAGCGTGATGGTGTGCGCCGGATGGCAGAACCCAACCATGACGATCCTGTCGCTGGCCATGCGCGCTTCGGAGTATCTGGCCGAAGAGATGCGCAAGGGCAACGTCTAG
- a CDS encoding cytochrome c3 family protein, with translation MKKLLLAVALMFAFALGAHAQDDSMGAPPAGDAAQVASPADVAKASAPNVTGNTAPGQPINFNHQLHVGTAKLGCNDCHEPNRGGATLAIPQPSKCMLCHAAIATDKPDIKHLADAAKNNELIQWVRVYRVPSFVTFSHKTHISAGATCEGCHGPVAQRTAIAEEKNLHMAGCIACHQQVSAPATCDTCHAIMSKNGQSPFDADKTVLARLHIPAGTSRTAAPSAQRSTASLLAASLMSVAPYLHAPSL, from the coding sequence TTGAAGAAGTTGTTGCTGGCAGTTGCGTTGATGTTCGCATTCGCTCTGGGAGCGCACGCGCAGGATGATTCCATGGGCGCGCCACCGGCGGGTGATGCTGCGCAGGTGGCATCGCCAGCCGATGTAGCCAAGGCATCTGCGCCGAATGTCACGGGCAATACCGCTCCAGGGCAGCCCATCAACTTCAATCACCAACTGCACGTCGGTACAGCCAAGCTCGGTTGCAATGACTGCCACGAGCCCAACCGCGGCGGCGCAACGCTTGCCATCCCGCAGCCTTCGAAGTGCATGCTGTGCCATGCCGCCATTGCCACGGATAAGCCCGACATCAAGCACCTGGCCGATGCGGCAAAGAACAACGAACTCATCCAGTGGGTGCGCGTCTATCGCGTCCCGTCATTCGTGACCTTCAGCCACAAGACACATATCTCTGCAGGCGCCACCTGCGAAGGCTGCCACGGCCCTGTCGCCCAGCGCACAGCCATCGCGGAAGAGAAGAACCTGCACATGGCGGGCTGCATTGCGTGCCATCAGCAGGTAAGTGCACCTGCCACCTGCGATACCTGCCACGCCATCATGTCGAAGAATGGGCAGTCTCCGTTCGATGCAGACAAGACGGTGCTGGCTCGTCTGCACATTCCTGCCGGAACTTCGCGTACCGCGGCGCCGTCAGCCCAACGTAGCACCGCGTCGCTTCTCGCAGCGTCTCTCATGAGCGTTGCACCTTATCTCCACGCTCCATCGCTTTAA
- a CDS encoding ATP-dependent DNA ligase yields MALFLQLATLGDALAETSSKLKKRAAIAECLVQVRDDAGLLALYLSGEAFPESDARKLSIGGAMLSRVLRDIVRPSEEQFTAAWRRHGDIGAAAGDLFAEQGHLPEPSLTFAQVAEAFAAIPAAKTTAQRQALLTGLLERCSPVEAKYLVKLISGDMRIGVKQALIEEAIAVAAEQPLAEVRNAVMLEADLARATQMAFSVTLREARMRLFHPLGFMLASPVDTPEEAVKRFASKPEAAEEAGISVPPQSHAEPEPHIRAEDESALDDAEQEHAALQAIHLDAQVEDKFDGMRVQLHFGSSDDPGRVALYSRNREDVTASYPEIVEAFAAVSEAVIGNSSGVILDGELLAWDVRSERALPFAMLSPRIGRKKVTNAVRSGTPVVYMAFDILFAHGELLLDLPLSERRRRLEALASRMQAVTLSPLEAEAPLPSGGLFVDDSAATPQGEQRLLLSQVVEAHSASDLDRAYVAARDRGNEGVMIKSSGSLYQPGRRGLSWMKLKRHLDTLDVVITGAEYGHGRRSQLLSDYTFAVRASDGSLQNVGKAYGGLTDAEIVELTDWSKAHTLEDYGHFRSVEPLVVLEIAFNNIMRSDRHASGFALRFPRIVQIRRDKSVDDIDTVERVEEIYQSQPDKPV; encoded by the coding sequence ATGGCGCTCTTCCTTCAACTCGCAACCCTGGGTGATGCTCTTGCGGAAACCTCCAGCAAGCTGAAGAAGCGTGCGGCAATTGCCGAGTGCCTGGTACAGGTGCGCGACGACGCCGGTCTGCTGGCGCTGTATCTCTCCGGCGAGGCGTTTCCGGAATCGGATGCACGCAAACTGAGCATTGGCGGCGCCATGCTGTCGCGTGTCCTGCGGGATATCGTGCGACCGTCGGAGGAGCAGTTCACGGCGGCCTGGCGTCGGCATGGCGATATCGGCGCAGCCGCGGGCGACCTGTTCGCCGAGCAAGGACATCTACCCGAGCCGAGCCTAACCTTCGCCCAGGTCGCAGAGGCGTTTGCGGCCATCCCCGCGGCAAAAACGACAGCGCAACGACAGGCGCTGCTTACGGGCTTACTGGAGCGGTGTTCGCCCGTCGAGGCGAAGTACCTGGTGAAGCTCATCAGCGGCGACATGCGCATTGGAGTGAAGCAGGCGCTGATTGAGGAAGCCATCGCCGTCGCCGCGGAGCAGCCGCTAGCTGAAGTACGTAACGCAGTGATGCTGGAAGCGGACCTCGCGCGCGCCACGCAGATGGCCTTCAGCGTTACGTTGCGCGAGGCGCGTATGCGGCTCTTCCATCCGCTGGGGTTCATGCTGGCTTCTCCTGTGGACACACCGGAAGAGGCGGTGAAACGGTTCGCCTCCAAGCCAGAGGCTGCAGAGGAAGCGGGCATCAGTGTGCCGCCGCAATCGCACGCCGAACCAGAACCGCATATTCGCGCAGAGGATGAGTCTGCACTGGATGATGCGGAGCAGGAACACGCGGCGTTGCAGGCAATCCATCTCGATGCGCAGGTAGAAGACAAGTTCGATGGCATGCGCGTGCAACTGCACTTTGGCAGCAGCGATGATCCGGGACGCGTCGCGCTGTACTCACGCAATCGTGAGGATGTGACCGCAAGTTATCCGGAGATTGTGGAAGCCTTCGCTGCGGTGAGCGAGGCTGTGATCGGCAATAGCAGCGGCGTGATTCTGGATGGTGAGTTGTTAGCGTGGGATGTTCGCAGTGAACGCGCGTTACCGTTTGCAATGCTGTCGCCTCGCATCGGTCGCAAGAAGGTCACGAACGCAGTCCGCAGCGGAACGCCGGTTGTTTACATGGCATTCGACATCCTCTTCGCGCATGGTGAGTTGTTGCTGGACTTGCCGTTGAGTGAACGTCGCCGCCGTTTGGAAGCACTGGCTTCGCGCATGCAGGCAGTGACGCTTTCGCCGTTGGAGGCCGAAGCCCCTCTGCCTTCGGGTGGGCTTTTTGTTGACGATTCTGCTGCGACTCCGCAGGGAGAACAACGGTTGCTTCTCTCGCAGGTGGTGGAGGCGCACTCGGCAAGCGATCTGGATCGTGCCTATGTCGCGGCGCGTGATCGCGGTAACGAGGGCGTCATGATCAAGTCTTCCGGCTCGCTCTATCAGCCGGGTCGTCGTGGACTTTCGTGGATGAAGCTGAAGCGCCATCTCGACACGCTGGATGTGGTCATCACCGGCGCAGAGTATGGTCACGGACGGCGCTCGCAGCTCCTGTCCGACTACACATTCGCAGTGCGCGCTAGCGATGGCTCTCTGCAGAACGTGGGCAAAGCGTACGGCGGTCTGACCGATGCGGAGATCGTGGAGCTTACTGACTGGAGCAAAGCGCATACGCTCGAAGACTACGGACACTTCCGCAGCGTTGAGCCTCTCGTAGTGCTGGAGATTGCGTTCAATAACATCATGCGCAGCGATCGTCACGCATCAGGATTCGCGCTGCGGTTTCCGCGCATTGTGCAGATCCGTCGAGATAAGTCGGTCGACGATATCGACACAGTGGAACGCGTGGAAGAGATTTATCAATCACAACCAGACAAACCGGTGTAG
- a CDS encoding MFS transporter: MSSAAPTASQRRYMPAWITGVLYGGTYNGFASVSLSQLMPEHGVTLGRTADMIALILTASYVSFLLTPLVDCALPRRVWAGLLAITAAACLCFSVPMLAAGAENGGHGPHATALMLVVFFGYLCNQMYTSTIGGMVPNLVRPSQHSAASAWLNISYLALTGAGGALCVWEVRNLPVHVAMFTVPIPILLGATPLFFIPKEDRIPRRVGEAMHKLFSDLWETARQPSYLFALLVFVIPSSTFALQNLFGGMGADFHASPELTNLSVGLLFTIACAIGAAVGGPLSNRFDRRFLFIAPAMLAALGSLAMAFGPKTPWVFAAGLFFYNLMAGINYTATSALVFQIVGKNNPLSATQYAVSIAACNLAITGSVKMDGVGADHFGVHGALVTDALLSLVLGTLVLLLVWKFGGGFPKPPIGEDELVEAEAGAKIA; the protein is encoded by the coding sequence ATGTCTTCCGCCGCTCCCACTGCATCACAACGCCGTTACATGCCCGCATGGATCACTGGCGTTCTCTACGGCGGCACCTACAACGGCTTTGCGTCTGTAAGTCTTTCGCAACTGATGCCTGAGCACGGTGTGACGCTGGGTCGCACCGCCGATATGATCGCCCTGATTCTGACGGCCAGCTACGTCAGTTTTCTGCTGACGCCGCTGGTGGACTGCGCTTTGCCGCGTCGTGTGTGGGCGGGGTTGTTGGCCATTACCGCAGCGGCATGTCTTTGTTTCTCTGTGCCTATGCTCGCGGCTGGAGCGGAAAATGGAGGCCACGGCCCGCATGCCACCGCGTTGATGCTGGTGGTGTTCTTCGGTTATCTGTGCAACCAGATGTACACCAGCACCATTGGTGGCATGGTTCCGAATCTGGTGCGTCCTTCGCAGCATTCGGCGGCGAGTGCGTGGCTCAACATCAGCTACCTTGCGCTGACAGGAGCGGGCGGCGCGCTTTGCGTGTGGGAAGTGCGCAATCTACCGGTTCATGTGGCGATGTTCACTGTGCCCATTCCCATTCTTCTGGGCGCAACACCACTCTTCTTCATCCCGAAGGAAGACCGCATCCCGCGCCGGGTGGGCGAGGCGATGCACAAACTGTTCAGCGATCTATGGGAGACGGCGCGGCAACCGAGTTATCTGTTCGCGCTGCTGGTATTCGTGATCCCGTCTTCGACGTTTGCGTTGCAGAATCTGTTCGGCGGAATGGGCGCGGACTTTCATGCCAGCCCGGAGTTGACCAATCTTTCGGTAGGGCTACTGTTCACCATTGCATGCGCGATTGGCGCGGCTGTCGGTGGGCCTTTGAGTAATCGCTTTGATCGTCGGTTTCTATTTATTGCACCGGCGATGCTGGCTGCGCTGGGATCGCTTGCGATGGCATTTGGTCCGAAAACACCGTGGGTGTTTGCAGCCGGGCTTTTCTTTTACAACCTGATGGCAGGCATCAATTACACAGCAACCAGCGCGCTGGTTTTCCAGATTGTGGGCAAGAACAATCCACTGAGCGCGACGCAGTATGCGGTTTCGATTGCGGCCTGCAACCTGGCCATTACCGGCTCCGTGAAGATGGATGGCGTAGGCGCAGACCACTTTGGAGTGCATGGCGCGCTGGTGACCGATGCGCTTTTGAGCCTTGTGCTGGGCACGCTGGTTTTGCTGCTGGTGTGGAAGTTTGGTGGAGGATTCCCGAAGCCACCGATTGGCGAAGACGAACTGGTGGAAGCAGAGGCTGGCGCAAAGATCGCATGA
- a CDS encoding peptidase, with protein MNLGASRRLLCCAAAAFFAVLPAAAVGQASPTPTGEPEVLHGNNGSITEVGVLGRAEYRIDIPASWNRSLVVFYHGYSESPFRFRLDGSIGAQPEQMYRRGFAVIQSGYSETGWALQAGYGDTESLRRYFVKKYGTPRETFAAGGSMGGALTMITMELNSKNTYTGGLNLCGAVGPSYVHLDRRFATRAAFDFYFPGLMGPLDPVPPNFEESEALRQKVLTALRAKPDAALAMRELMQLHSDVEVARAIGYFTYVIGDLQRKAGGNPFDNRNWIYTGTSVTTATDYALNDGVRRYAPDKPARDYLMAHYWPSGRLTKPMLALHTIYDPLIPANSLTLYASEVAHAGFADNLVQQYVHREGHCTFTPDEVGHAFDELLTWVHSGKAPQAGLLH; from the coding sequence ATGAACCTTGGTGCCTCACGTCGGCTTTTGTGCTGCGCTGCTGCCGCATTCTTTGCGGTGCTGCCAGCCGCGGCGGTGGGTCAGGCGTCGCCCACACCCACGGGCGAGCCGGAAGTGCTGCACGGCAACAACGGTTCCATCACCGAGGTAGGCGTATTAGGGCGCGCCGAATATCGCATTGACATACCCGCATCGTGGAACCGTTCCCTGGTCGTCTTCTATCACGGCTACTCGGAATCGCCGTTCCGCTTCCGTCTTGACGGCAGCATCGGCGCGCAGCCCGAGCAGATGTACCGACGCGGCTTCGCCGTTATCCAGAGCGGTTACAGCGAAACCGGATGGGCACTGCAGGCGGGATACGGAGATACCGAATCGCTGCGCCGCTACTTCGTGAAGAAGTACGGCACCCCGCGCGAGACCTTCGCCGCAGGCGGCTCCATGGGGGGTGCGCTCACCATGATCACCATGGAGCTGAATAGCAAGAACACCTACACGGGCGGCCTGAACCTGTGCGGAGCGGTCGGCCCAAGCTACGTGCATCTCGATCGCCGCTTCGCTACGCGCGCCGCGTTCGATTTCTACTTCCCCGGCCTGATGGGCCCGCTAGACCCGGTCCCGCCGAACTTTGAAGAGAGTGAAGCGCTGCGGCAGAAGGTACTCACCGCGCTGCGTGCCAAGCCGGACGCCGCGCTGGCCATGCGCGAACTCATGCAGCTGCACTCGGACGTGGAGGTGGCTCGCGCCATCGGCTACTTCACATACGTCATCGGCGATCTGCAGAGGAAGGCTGGCGGCAATCCCTTCGACAACCGCAACTGGATCTACACCGGCACCAGCGTGACCACGGCCACCGACTACGCGCTGAACGACGGCGTACGCCGCTACGCACCCGATAAACCAGCCCGCGACTACCTGATGGCGCACTACTGGCCCAGCGGTCGTCTCACCAAACCCATGCTGGCGCTGCACACCATCTACGACCCATTGATCCCTGCGAACTCCCTGACGCTATACGCCAGCGAAGTAGCGCACGCCGGCTTTGCTGACAACCTCGTACAGCAATACGTCCACCGCGAAGGGCACTGCACCTTTACTCCCGACGAAGTCGGCCACGCTTTTGACGAATTGCTGACATGGGTCCACAGCGGCAAGGCCCCACAAGCAGGCCTGCTGCACTAG
- a CDS encoding carboxypeptidase-like regulatory domain-containing protein: protein MNRLRILPFLFAGGLLLAPVSVTMPTAQAQAAAATRSVTGTVVDKSGAMVKGAVVHLKDTRALSQRSYITADDGQFRFAQLSTSTDYELWADLNGQKSDSKNLSSFDTKKVQEITLKLP, encoded by the coding sequence ATGAACCGATTGCGCATCCTTCCGTTTCTGTTTGCCGGAGGCCTTCTGCTGGCTCCTGTAAGCGTCACCATGCCCACCGCACAGGCGCAGGCCGCCGCTGCCACACGCAGCGTGACCGGCACCGTGGTGGACAAGTCCGGGGCCATGGTGAAGGGTGCCGTTGTCCATCTGAAGGACACACGCGCACTGTCGCAGCGCAGCTATATTACGGCGGATGACGGGCAGTTTCGCTTTGCCCAGCTCTCCACGTCGACGGATTATGAGCTGTGGGCGGATCTGAACGGACAGAAGTCCGACAGCAAGAATCTCAGCTCCTTCGACACCAAAAAGGTCCAGGAGATAACGCTGAAGCTGCCGTAA
- a CDS encoding rhomboid family intramembrane serine protease: protein MSPRDPVTLTLPPFRGAVRRLVIALLAVYLLTGLLALVSPAVGRFLQLFFLLTPWAVVRHGYVWQLLTYPFFNSGIISFAFALLNLWFTGAMLEDIRGSRWFTELFYVSALGGSILATLLTALPPLVTGGRVILPHLDPTIAVGGVGAPLFGVLIAFAVFFGDTEFLLFFVLRAKAKYVVWMGGLIYVAMLIFEGNALWALLAICSGLSGYAYTKLARRTGLSASTSERWYGMRNGYYRWKRRRAARKFEVYMRKQDRIVKFDEDGRYIAPEEEERNPQDRKWMN, encoded by the coding sequence ATGTCTCCGCGCGACCCAGTCACGCTCACCCTGCCACCCTTCCGCGGCGCCGTTCGCCGCCTCGTGATTGCGCTGCTGGCTGTGTATCTTCTCACAGGATTGCTGGCGCTGGTATCACCCGCTGTGGGGCGGTTTCTGCAACTTTTCTTCCTGCTCACACCGTGGGCTGTCGTCCGCCACGGCTACGTCTGGCAATTGCTCACGTACCCGTTTTTCAATAGCGGCATCATCTCCTTCGCCTTTGCACTGCTGAATCTCTGGTTCACCGGCGCCATGCTGGAAGACATTCGCGGATCACGCTGGTTCACGGAGCTGTTTTACGTCTCGGCACTCGGCGGCAGCATCCTGGCCACACTCCTTACCGCGTTGCCGCCACTGGTCACCGGTGGCCGCGTCATCCTGCCCCACCTCGATCCCACCATCGCGGTGGGAGGCGTAGGCGCGCCGCTCTTCGGCGTCCTCATAGCCTTCGCCGTCTTCTTCGGCGACACAGAATTTCTCCTCTTCTTCGTCCTCCGCGCCAAGGCAAAATATGTCGTCTGGATGGGTGGCCTGATCTACGTGGCCATGCTGATCTTTGAAGGCAATGCGCTCTGGGCACTGCTCGCCATCTGCAGCGGACTCAGCGGCTACGCCTACACAAAACTGGCACGCCGCACCGGCCTGTCTGCCTCCACCAGCGAACGTTGGTACGGCATGCGTAACGGCTACTACCGCTGGAAGCGCCGTCGCGCCGCACGCAAGTTTGAGGTCTACATGCGCAAGCAGGACCGCATCGTGAAATTCGATGAAGACGGCCGCTACATCGCGCCCGAAGAAGAAGAGCGCAATCCGCAAGATCGCAAGTGGATGAACTAA
- a CDS encoding sulfatase-like hydrolase/transferase, with product MNRRRFLGGLAAAAVVTSAPSLLAAATRRPNIVVILADDLGYGDVSSYGAKDVATPNIDSLAKQGLRFTNAHTDAATCTPSRYAMMTGSYAWRKDGIAVLPGDAKLLIDPQQATIASVLKSAGYTTGLVGKWHIGLGDGTIDWNGEITPGPCELGFDDAFFFAATADRVPTVYIHNHRVVNLDPADPIHVSYKTKIGNEPTGKEDPELLKMKLSEGHDGTIVDGISRIGWMEGGKSARWVDEKMAATFTGKAVEFIDRNHDKPFLLYFTPSDIHVPRAPASEFAGKNTCGVRCDVISQLDWSVGQVLDALKRNHLDENTLVVFTSDNGPVVNDGYDDGSDRKLGQHKPAGPWRGGKYSIQEGGTRVPFLVRWLGTVKPGVSDALISQVDFLASFAALTKQAVPAGSAQDSQNMLQPLLGRSTAGRESLVEEATVLAVVEGQWKLVDRSQRPGIHTKPETGGLNEKSTRQFWGQPAYPTSPLELYDLKADPYELHNLASEHPEIVQRLREKLQRIRGR from the coding sequence ATGAATCGCAGACGGTTTCTTGGTGGGCTGGCGGCGGCTGCTGTTGTTACATCTGCACCCAGCCTGCTGGCTGCTGCGACGCGCAGACCCAACATTGTGGTGATTCTGGCGGACGATCTTGGCTATGGCGATGTGTCGAGCTATGGCGCGAAGGATGTTGCTACTCCGAATATTGATTCGCTTGCGAAGCAGGGTTTGCGATTTACGAATGCACATACAGATGCCGCCACGTGCACGCCTTCACGCTACGCGATGATGACCGGCAGTTATGCGTGGCGCAAGGATGGCATCGCCGTGTTGCCGGGCGATGCGAAGCTGTTGATCGATCCGCAGCAGGCGACGATTGCGTCGGTGCTGAAATCTGCTGGCTACACGACGGGGCTTGTGGGCAAATGGCATATTGGTCTGGGCGATGGAACGATTGATTGGAATGGCGAGATCACGCCGGGGCCGTGCGAGCTTGGATTTGATGATGCGTTCTTCTTTGCTGCTACGGCGGATCGAGTGCCTACGGTTTACATCCACAATCATCGTGTGGTGAATCTTGATCCTGCTGATCCGATCCATGTTTCGTATAAGACAAAGATAGGTAACGAACCTACCGGTAAAGAAGACCCTGAGCTGCTGAAGATGAAGCTAAGCGAAGGGCATGACGGCACCATTGTGGATGGCATTAGCCGCATTGGTTGGATGGAGGGCGGCAAGTCTGCGCGATGGGTGGATGAGAAGATGGCCGCGACCTTCACGGGTAAGGCTGTGGAGTTTATTGATCGCAACCATGACAAGCCTTTTCTGCTGTACTTCACGCCCAGCGATATTCACGTGCCGCGTGCTCCTGCTTCAGAGTTCGCGGGTAAGAACACGTGCGGTGTGCGCTGCGATGTGATCAGCCAGTTGGACTGGAGTGTGGGGCAGGTGCTGGATGCGCTGAAGCGCAATCATCTGGATGAGAACACTCTTGTTGTATTCACTTCAGACAACGGGCCTGTTGTGAATGATGGTTATGACGATGGATCCGATCGCAAGCTGGGACAGCACAAACCTGCAGGGCCGTGGCGTGGTGGGAAGTATTCGATACAAGAGGGCGGCACGCGTGTGCCGTTTCTTGTGCGCTGGCTGGGCACGGTGAAGCCGGGCGTTTCTGATGCTTTGATCAGCCAGGTGGACTTCTTGGCGAGCTTTGCTGCGCTTACCAAACAGGCGGTTCCTGCGGGGTCTGCGCAGGATAGTCAGAACATGTTGCAGCCGTTGTTGGGGCGCAGTACTGCTGGTCGTGAATCACTAGTGGAAGAGGCAACGGTGCTGGCGGTTGTGGAAGGCCAGTGGAAATTGGTGGATCGTTCGCAGCGGCCCGGCATTCATACCAAGCCGGAGACGGGTGGTTTGAATGAGAAGTCTACGCGGCAGTTCTGGGGGCAGCCTGCTTATCCGACTTCGCCGTTGGAACTCTACGATCTGAAAGCCGATCCCTATGAGTTGCACAACCTGGCGAGTGAACATCCGGAGATTGTGCAAAGGCTGCGTGAGAAGCTGCAGCGGATCCGGGGCCGCTGA
- a CDS encoding LysM peptidoglycan-binding domain-containing protein gives MADLATLQQKYEPVLKAIDRFTPEGAQLQDVSLAGDKLHVKATLPSQVTLNFVWDQIKKVDAQYADLQHELINSGGQDQPYTTKPGDMLSKIAQHFYGDGNLYGIIVKANNIADPNKLAAGTTLNIPVRS, from the coding sequence ATGGCTGATCTGGCAACACTGCAGCAGAAGTATGAACCCGTCCTGAAAGCAATTGATCGCTTCACACCGGAAGGCGCGCAACTGCAGGATGTATCCCTCGCAGGCGACAAGCTGCACGTAAAGGCAACACTGCCCTCGCAGGTAACGCTCAACTTCGTATGGGATCAGATCAAGAAAGTCGACGCGCAATACGCTGACCTGCAACACGAACTCATCAACAGCGGCGGACAGGATCAGCCCTACACCACCAAGCCCGGCGACATGCTCAGCAAAATCGCCCAGCACTTCTACGGCGACGGCAATCTCTACGGCATCATCGTAAAGGCCAACAACATCGCCGACCCAAACAAGCTAGCCGCAGGCACAACACTGAACATCCCAGTGCGCAGTTAA